The proteins below are encoded in one region of Ereboglobus luteus:
- a CDS encoding glycosyltransferase family 8 protein, translated as MTSSIPCFLAINDAYVRHACVMIASAACNSKSLLKFYILNASLSAESKSEIESVRKIHNFEVEYVRIDKRLIEDVQIRDEHITIETCYRLLIPTIFPEMEKAIYLDADMVVRHDLAELWAEDVGSFYAGVVEDFIHVKIKNYDSIFPSRRYFNAGVLLLNLRKIREDIPFARFVEIESRHRDSLRHQDQDVLNIALGNNVKYLPLKWNVTFLYFNPRRRFPKTLGFTKTEVIAAREDPAIVHYIGSLKPWRVPCGFMAPPYVKEYFKYLDMVTGRKNYAEAVKKFPRVRDFFSYWWRHPFFFMRPKTYALMRARRKFPIESV; from the coding sequence ATGACATCCTCCATTCCGTGTTTTCTGGCAATCAATGACGCGTATGTCAGGCACGCCTGTGTCATGATCGCCTCGGCGGCGTGCAATTCCAAATCCCTTCTCAAATTTTATATATTAAACGCCTCGCTGTCCGCCGAATCAAAAAGCGAAATCGAATCAGTCCGGAAAATTCACAACTTCGAGGTTGAATACGTCCGGATAGACAAGCGTCTCATTGAGGACGTGCAGATAAGGGATGAGCATATAACCATTGAGACATGCTACCGTCTTTTGATTCCGACCATATTTCCCGAAATGGAGAAGGCTATATACTTGGACGCGGACATGGTGGTGCGGCACGATCTGGCGGAGTTATGGGCGGAGGATGTCGGGAGTTTTTACGCGGGTGTCGTGGAGGATTTCATTCATGTTAAAATAAAAAACTACGACTCCATCTTTCCGTCGCGGCGCTATTTCAACGCCGGTGTGCTCCTGCTCAACCTGCGGAAAATACGGGAGGATATTCCCTTTGCCCGGTTTGTCGAAATTGAAAGCCGCCACCGGGATTCGCTCAGGCACCAGGACCAGGATGTGCTGAACATCGCGCTCGGAAACAATGTCAAATACCTCCCGTTGAAATGGAATGTTACGTTTCTCTACTTCAATCCGCGCCGCAGATTTCCAAAAACACTCGGCTTCACAAAGACGGAGGTCATCGCGGCCCGGGAGGATCCGGCGATCGTGCACTATATCGGTTCATTGAAACCGTGGCGCGTGCCTTGCGGGTTCATGGCGCCGCCTTATGTGAAAGAGTATTTCAAGTATTTGGACATGGTCACGGGACGAAAAAATTACGCAGAGGCCGTTAAAAAATTTCCCCGCGTGCGCGACTTTTTTTCATACTGGTGGCGGCATCCGTTTTTTTTCATGCGCCCCAAAACCTACGCCCTCATGAGGGCGCGACGGAAGTTTCCCATTGAAAGTGTTTAA
- a CDS encoding glycosyltransferase family 25 protein codes for MINLDRYPDRFTAMSAALAREEIPCERIRAIDGRSRVFTEAEIDLKAYEKNHGRPPGIGVAACYMSHLSAYKALLDTSYEFALIFEDDMVIHPGLRQLVIDSIKIKDSWDVLRFAGFHSGFPVRRKMINATHSMCYNFTSRTGGGCYMINRKAAKSYLGQMLPITVHIDHEYTKSWKYNLRIFSVYPAPCVDAGLPTSIEYAAAKKLKRRWYKKFPTLCYRSKTALRQIWHGITHGYCFPGK; via the coding sequence GTGATAAATTTGGACCGCTACCCGGATCGGTTCACCGCCATGTCGGCCGCGCTGGCCCGGGAGGAAATCCCCTGCGAACGCATACGGGCCATTGATGGTCGCTCCCGTGTTTTTACCGAAGCCGAAATCGATCTCAAGGCCTACGAGAAAAACCACGGCAGACCGCCGGGCATTGGCGTCGCCGCCTGCTACATGAGCCACCTTTCGGCTTACAAAGCGCTGCTGGACACATCGTATGAATTCGCCCTGATATTCGAGGACGACATGGTCATCCACCCCGGACTCAGGCAGTTGGTGATCGATTCCATCAAGATTAAGGACTCATGGGACGTGCTGAGGTTTGCGGGGTTCCACTCCGGCTTTCCGGTGCGTCGAAAGATGATCAACGCCACCCATTCGATGTGCTATAATTTCACCTCAAGAACCGGCGGCGGCTGTTATATGATAAACCGGAAGGCCGCGAAGAGTTATCTGGGGCAGATGCTGCCCATCACGGTGCATATCGATCACGAATATACCAAGTCGTGGAAATACAATCTTCGCATATTTTCCGTTTATCCCGCCCCGTGCGTCGATGCTGGATTGCCAACATCCATTGAATATGCTGCCGCAAAAAAACTAAAGAGACGGTGGTATAAAAAATTTCCCACATTGTGCTACAGGTCGAAAACCGCCCTGCGCCAAATCTGGCACGGCATCACGCACGGATATTGTTTTCCGGGAAAATAA
- a CDS encoding glycosyltransferase family 4 protein, with protein sequence MNSKKTIRLALLVDEYFGALGTAFGGYGFLARRYVAKYLPCEDIQVDVLIRRKKSLLFAKKDVVDGVNVWHLPRYAWLARRWLRKQNYDVYLSIELTSASARIMKIAPDGKLILWIQDPRPKARWDDEIGTMSMIKDPCFYDSRIAPLVNRLNDENRLVWISQGRSLVPLAKELYEIEQDFNARYLPNPIEIDWDFDLERCSKKNNIVFLGRLEAQKRVWLVCEVAKRMPQYNFYILGQFFRHREENEATVEKYKREEIPNLHWAGHLDGAEKNELLRTSKILINTSIWEGIPISWLEALSYGTLLMSNLDNENLVSRFGVCSGQNLGDGFDGIDAYVSAIEKIMTDEAFRRERAAAAIAYVRETHSVERFVRDMREVVTEAARRKIDK encoded by the coding sequence ATGAATTCAAAAAAAACAATCCGACTGGCTCTCCTCGTTGACGAGTATTTTGGCGCCCTTGGCACCGCCTTTGGCGGCTACGGGTTTCTAGCCCGGCGTTATGTGGCCAAATACCTGCCCTGCGAGGATATTCAGGTGGACGTTTTGATACGGCGAAAAAAGAGCCTGCTATTCGCAAAAAAAGATGTCGTTGACGGCGTGAATGTCTGGCATCTTCCCCGCTATGCTTGGCTGGCGAGGCGCTGGTTGAGAAAACAGAACTACGATGTTTATTTGAGCATAGAACTCACATCGGCCTCCGCCCGGATAATGAAGATCGCCCCCGATGGAAAACTGATCCTTTGGATTCAGGACCCCCGGCCCAAAGCCAGGTGGGATGATGAAATCGGCACGATGAGCATGATCAAGGATCCCTGTTTTTATGACAGTCGCATCGCGCCACTGGTCAACCGCCTAAACGACGAAAACCGGCTTGTTTGGATTTCACAGGGACGCTCGCTAGTGCCGCTCGCAAAGGAGCTTTATGAAATCGAACAGGATTTTAATGCGCGCTATCTTCCCAATCCCATCGAAATTGATTGGGATTTCGATCTCGAACGCTGTTCCAAGAAAAACAATATAGTGTTTTTGGGACGCTTGGAGGCTCAAAAAAGAGTCTGGCTCGTCTGCGAGGTCGCGAAACGGATGCCTCAATATAATTTTTATATACTGGGTCAATTTTTCCGCCACAGGGAGGAAAACGAGGCGACCGTGGAAAAATACAAGCGCGAGGAAATCCCCAATTTGCACTGGGCCGGTCATTTGGATGGTGCCGAAAAAAATGAGCTTCTGCGGACAAGCAAAATTCTCATCAACACCTCCATTTGGGAGGGTATTCCAATCTCATGGCTGGAGGCCCTGTCTTACGGAACGCTGCTCATGAGCAATCTCGATAATGAAAATCTGGTCAGCCGTTTCGGCGTCTGTTCGGGACAAAATCTCGGCGACGGCTTTGACGGCATCGACGCCTATGTTTCAGCCATTGAAAAAATAATGACAGACGAGGCCTTTCGCCGCGAGCGGGCCGCCGCCGCGATCGCATATGTCAGGGAAACGCACAGCGTCGAACGCTTTGTGCGCGACATGAGGGAAGTTGTTACAGAGGCGGCACGTAGAAAAATTGATAAATAA
- a CDS encoding glycosyltransferase family 25 protein translates to MRIFVVNLPHRTDKRAEILAQGEKYNLPLEIFDAVNGNAISDEEIKKIVYDYPACHMTKGVIGCSLSHLKIYKKMCDENIDLALVLEDDALLMDDLPLVLGELEKIDKNEVPKIYFVSSQYYKQSSGQKIAGGYAIRDYIDGGNSHAYVVNRKAAESLHANLWPIKWEADKWYYFLEMGLVSFSCVVPHVVGVDGVPEKSDLYTERALTNRKRRHYLNGLKHVVRRRRRLVKILWKIFRKPFVKKS, encoded by the coding sequence ATGAGAATCTTTGTGGTAAACCTTCCCCACCGCACGGACAAGCGCGCCGAAATACTCGCGCAAGGCGAAAAATACAACCTGCCCCTTGAAATCTTCGATGCAGTGAACGGGAACGCCATTTCCGACGAGGAGATCAAAAAAATCGTTTATGATTACCCGGCCTGCCACATGACCAAGGGCGTCATAGGCTGCTCGCTCAGCCACCTGAAAATATACAAAAAAATGTGCGACGAGAACATCGATCTCGCACTTGTGTTGGAGGACGACGCCCTGCTTATGGATGACCTCCCGCTCGTCCTCGGCGAATTGGAGAAAATCGACAAAAACGAAGTTCCGAAAATCTACTTCGTCTCCTCGCAATATTACAAACAGTCATCCGGTCAAAAAATTGCCGGTGGTTACGCCATCCGGGATTACATAGACGGCGGAAACAGCCACGCCTATGTGGTGAACCGAAAGGCGGCCGAGTCGCTCCATGCAAACCTGTGGCCCATCAAGTGGGAGGCCGACAAATGGTATTATTTTCTGGAAATGGGACTGGTTTCGTTTTCCTGCGTTGTCCCCCATGTGGTCGGCGTCGATGGCGTGCCGGAAAAATCCGACCTCTACACCGAGCGCGCGCTGACAAACAGAAAACGCCGCCACTATTTGAACGGATTAAAGCATGTGGTTCGCCGCCGACGCCGCCTTGTCAAAATACTTTGGAAAATATTCAGAAAACCGTTTGTGAAAAAAAGTTAA
- a CDS encoding FkbM family methyltransferase: MKKIINYIKGIFLFPYYAYINYKSLKKLLSKESEGFQREELVNKILAMGGTVNSKYVELSGLKIKNCFENLPLIVVENLYFQKYNFFDPDNSYICLDIGANVGISSLYLASKSNVRKVYAFEPLGPTFEFFKENLSLNAGLRDKINPYNFGLGDRKQHMQVKFNLDQAMSVSSKSTFDGCFSEYTLENIMIEDARTALVPIIESHFGKERIFLKVDCEGAEYDIIPHLAGCGVLSKIDVVVIEFHNDKPDALLHILRENAFFCFCEWERHGDWEIGFIKGVRIQDN, from the coding sequence ATGAAAAAAATTATAAATTACATAAAGGGAATATTTCTTTTCCCTTATTACGCATACATAAACTACAAGTCGCTGAAAAAACTCCTTTCCAAGGAATCGGAAGGATTTCAGCGTGAGGAATTGGTGAACAAAATCCTGGCAATGGGTGGCACGGTGAATTCAAAATACGTGGAACTTTCCGGCCTAAAAATTAAAAACTGTTTTGAAAACCTACCCCTGATCGTTGTCGAAAATTTATATTTTCAAAAATATAATTTTTTTGATCCAGACAATAGTTATATTTGCCTGGACATAGGAGCCAATGTGGGCATTTCCAGTTTGTATCTGGCCTCCAAGTCCAACGTAAGAAAGGTGTATGCGTTTGAACCTCTTGGGCCTACATTTGAGTTTTTTAAGGAAAATCTAAGTCTTAACGCCGGCCTGAGAGACAAGATAAATCCTTATAACTTCGGATTGGGTGACAGGAAACAGCACATGCAAGTGAAATTCAATCTGGACCAAGCCATGTCGGTATCATCAAAGTCCACTTTCGACGGGTGCTTCTCCGAATATACGTTGGAAAACATCATGATTGAGGATGCCCGAACTGCCCTTGTCCCAATAATCGAGAGTCATTTCGGCAAGGAGCGAATATTTTTGAAGGTCGATTGCGAAGGTGCGGAATATGATATTATACCGCATTTGGCCGGATGCGGCGTATTAAGCAAGATAGACGTGGTTGTTATAGAGTTCCACAATGACAAGCCCGACGCATTGCTGCATATTTTAAGGGAAAACGCATTTTTTTGTTTTTGCGAATGGGAACGTCACGGGGATTGGGAAATTGGGTTTATAAAAGGTGTCAGAATTCAGGACAACTAA